One window from the genome of Pelosinus sp. IPA-1 encodes:
- the lgt gene encoding prolipoprotein diacylglyceryl transferase: MYPILLSIGSFEFRAWGLMVSLGVFAGFWLATRLARNSEFSAELLQEYVLYGVIAGFLGARVWEVVFSWQDYSSNPLYALMFWQGGLSIQGAVIANLLLAGWYFRSKGLSFRRFADISTPGLILGQAIGRIGCLLNGDAYGKPTTAWYGVVYQPGTPAYQAWGAMPLVPAELFEAGFDLMILAVLLYIFRRKQFDGQVAITYFILYSLARFGLEFLRTDSLMFGGLKVAQMTALLTAMLASSLWLWYRKGETE, from the coding sequence ATGTATCCCATCTTATTAAGTATTGGTAGTTTTGAATTTCGCGCCTGGGGACTTATGGTATCTTTAGGAGTATTTGCCGGTTTCTGGCTAGCGACACGCCTAGCAAGAAACAGTGAGTTTTCGGCAGAGCTGTTGCAAGAATATGTTTTATATGGTGTAATAGCAGGATTTTTAGGAGCACGCGTTTGGGAAGTTGTCTTCTCTTGGCAAGACTATAGCAGCAATCCTTTGTATGCGTTGATGTTTTGGCAGGGAGGTCTCTCCATTCAGGGAGCGGTGATAGCCAATTTATTGCTGGCGGGATGGTATTTCCGAAGTAAAGGTTTATCCTTCCGGCGTTTTGCCGATATTAGTACACCAGGTCTTATCCTAGGGCAGGCTATTGGGCGTATTGGCTGTTTATTAAACGGTGATGCCTATGGAAAACCGACAACTGCCTGGTATGGCGTTGTCTATCAGCCTGGAACGCCCGCATATCAAGCATGGGGAGCAATGCCATTGGTGCCAGCGGAACTATTTGAGGCTGGGTTTGATCTCATGATTCTAGCCGTTCTACTGTATATATTCCGTCGGAAACAGTTTGATGGACAGGTAGCAATAACCTATTTCATTCTCTATTCCCTGGCTCGGTTCGGTTTGGAATTTTTACGCACGGATAGTTTAATGTTTGGCGGTCTTAAAGTGGCGCAAATGACAGCGCTGTTAACGGCAATGCTTGCTAGCAGCTTATGGTTGTGGTATCGGAAAGGAGAGACTGAATAA
- a CDS encoding DUF2933 domain-containing protein, which translates to MDQYKQVPQTKEQDTSQAQHQGCGGGWKHMVMMMVCCLAPLGLVLLFKESGYEGSANYLVLLMCPLMHFFMMRSMGKKAEDEKQPS; encoded by the coding sequence ATGGATCAATATAAACAAGTGCCACAAACCAAGGAACAAGATACCAGCCAAGCGCAGCATCAGGGGTGTGGTGGTGGCTGGAAGCATATGGTGATGATGATGGTATGCTGCTTGGCTCCCCTCGGTCTGGTTCTGCTGTTCAAAGAAAGTGGCTATGAAGGATCAGCAAATTACCTAGTGCTTCTTATGTGCCCACTGATGCATTTTTTCATGATGAGGAGCATGGGTAAAAAAGCGGAGGATGAAAAGCAACCTAGTTAG
- a CDS encoding sulfite exporter TauE/SafE family protein: MSTIAKKIPIQDMHCSSCEGRIEKVIRNVQGVKKVRASYAENMVYIEYDSVTCNPEEFSKIIRNIGYTIGYRTQSAGKFKSVAGILIVFLAVLLLGNYTGNFDMGSKLKGEVTYFVLFMIGLFTSLHCVGMCGGIMLSQSIGNEAKGNLKLFLPSLHYNMGRILGYTVLGGIVGGIGSVLTVSIGFMSGVAIFAGIFMIVMGLNMAGFSILRKYVKIPLPTYSLNQKVKAPFLVGLLNGLMPCGPLQTMQLYALGTGSVLQGASSMLVFALGTLPLMLSFGTLTSLFSKDSTKRIMKLSGVLVIVLGVVMTNRGLAIAGLNLPFSDLTAKGTNGTSMVTKAQIDNGVQTIRMSANNRGYTPNVLYVQKGIPVKWIVDGEQINSCNNQIIIPSLNSKKKLSSGENIIEFTPQDQDINFSCWMGMIRGVIKVVDDVSAIDVTKDKTSVASSVGGCCSTGGTQVESIYGDDIAKVSTERLIRKATISNNLQTVSIKGIGYEFEPLVVVINKQALAKIKFDLTEFDNATGDWNIVDYKQKKVVSSFVGKQEIKEIDFRQDEVGTFGIYKDRKIVGVIEVVDNLAAIDLENVRSKFL; the protein is encoded by the coding sequence ATGAGTACAATTGCTAAAAAGATTCCAATACAGGATATGCATTGTTCATCCTGCGAAGGACGAATTGAAAAAGTAATACGCAATGTACAAGGGGTTAAGAAAGTTAGGGCCAGTTATGCTGAGAACATGGTATATATAGAATATGATTCCGTTACATGTAATCCTGAAGAATTTAGTAAGATAATTCGTAATATAGGTTATACCATTGGTTATAGGACTCAGTCAGCGGGCAAGTTTAAGAGCGTTGCAGGTATTTTAATTGTCTTTCTAGCCGTTCTCCTGTTAGGTAACTATACAGGTAACTTCGATATGGGGTCAAAACTCAAGGGAGAAGTTACCTATTTTGTTTTGTTTATGATTGGGCTTTTTACTTCCTTACACTGTGTTGGTATGTGTGGCGGCATCATGTTGTCACAAAGTATAGGTAATGAAGCCAAAGGGAATTTAAAATTATTTCTACCATCGTTGCACTATAATATGGGCCGGATACTAGGTTATACGGTACTTGGCGGTATCGTCGGTGGGATTGGATCGGTTCTTACTGTGTCAATTGGCTTTATGTCTGGTGTTGCAATCTTTGCCGGTATCTTTATGATAGTTATGGGCCTCAATATGGCTGGATTTAGCATATTGAGGAAGTATGTAAAAATCCCATTACCTACATATTCGTTAAACCAGAAAGTAAAGGCTCCTTTTTTGGTTGGACTCCTAAATGGATTGATGCCCTGCGGTCCCCTCCAAACGATGCAGCTTTATGCTTTGGGCACAGGCAGTGTGTTACAGGGGGCTTCGTCCATGCTGGTTTTTGCTCTCGGTACATTGCCGTTAATGCTTTCTTTTGGAACATTGACAAGTCTTTTTAGTAAAGATTCAACGAAACGGATTATGAAATTAAGTGGTGTCCTTGTGATTGTGTTAGGTGTAGTAATGACGAATCGTGGTTTAGCAATTGCGGGGCTGAATCTTCCCTTTTCGGATTTAACAGCAAAAGGCACTAACGGAACTTCTATGGTAACAAAGGCACAAATTGATAATGGCGTGCAAACCATCCGCATGTCGGCAAATAATAGAGGCTACACACCAAACGTGTTATATGTGCAGAAGGGGATTCCAGTGAAATGGATTGTTGATGGTGAACAAATTAACTCTTGTAATAACCAGATTATCATCCCTTCTTTAAATAGTAAGAAAAAATTATCTTCTGGGGAAAACATCATTGAATTTACTCCACAAGATCAAGACATAAACTTTAGTTGTTGGATGGGAATGATTCGAGGCGTGATTAAGGTGGTGGATGATGTCAGCGCCATTGATGTTACTAAAGATAAAACATCTGTTGCCTCATCAGTAGGCGGATGCTGCAGCACCGGTGGTACGCAAGTCGAAAGTATCTATGGCGATGATATTGCTAAGGTTTCAACAGAAAGGCTTATTCGTAAAGCCACAATCAGTAATAATCTTCAAACCGTATCGATAAAAGGTATCGGGTATGAATTTGAACCACTAGTGGTCGTTATCAATAAACAAGCCTTGGCAAAAATCAAATTCGACCTCACCGAATTTGATAATGCCACTGGCGACTGGAATATTGTTGATTACAAACAGAAGAAGGTCGTTTCTTCATTTGTAGGAAAGCAAGAAATAAAAGAGATAGACTTTCGGCAAGATGAGGTTGGTACGTTTGGGATTTATAAGGACCGTAAAATTGTTGGTGTTATCGAAGTGGTTGATAATCTTGCTGCGATTGACCTGGAAAACGTCAGATCAAAATTCTTGTAA
- a CDS encoding FTR1 family protein: MGKRFFILIMFLLIFIVPFGANVTNAASDGAQNMTKAKPYIDQALDKAKTDLVSSKKAYDQFHDQWLDIEDTVKADSKLAYRDIETQMGQVEYAFMLNKQEDALTALKNLQQVSEKYILGQYEKGADSKEEDATLSEFVELLQQMKENIQKQDQAKSLESITKVRETWLSVEGSVVAQSSSIYNDSERDMVVINAMIADQKYDNAAALVETMIAYLTPLAQKSSYTFWDAAMIPLREGMEALLVVGALLAFVNKSKDGKGKRWVWAGVLAGVILSAILAIVIKLVFTSGAFGKNNFLIAGWTGIFASVMLLYMSYWLHSNSNMEEWNRYIKGKTENALSTGRVMSLGVLSFLAVFREGTETVLFIIGMINQISTQELLFGIFVGCGILTVIAYLMLFVGVKLPIRPFFLVSSVIVFYLCVKFMGLGVHGLQLAGIVPVSNATILPTIDFLGFFPSWQSAVPQLAIALFAVTFLIVNEIRKRKGKRIATN, from the coding sequence ATGGGAAAACGTTTTTTTATTTTAATAATGTTCCTACTAATTTTCATCGTGCCTTTTGGGGCAAATGTTACGAATGCTGCAAGTGATGGTGCTCAGAACATGACCAAGGCAAAACCGTATATCGATCAAGCCCTTGATAAAGCAAAAACAGATCTGGTGTCTTCCAAAAAGGCTTATGATCAATTCCACGATCAATGGCTTGATATAGAGGATACAGTAAAAGCGGATTCAAAACTTGCTTACCGTGATATCGAAACCCAAATGGGCCAGGTTGAATATGCATTTATGCTTAATAAGCAGGAAGATGCATTGACAGCACTTAAAAACTTACAGCAAGTTTCTGAAAAGTATATTCTTGGTCAGTATGAGAAAGGCGCCGATTCGAAAGAAGAAGACGCTACTCTTTCTGAGTTCGTCGAGCTTTTACAGCAAATGAAAGAGAATATTCAAAAGCAGGATCAGGCAAAGTCGCTTGAATCGATAACTAAAGTACGAGAAACGTGGTTGAGTGTTGAGGGAAGTGTTGTAGCCCAATCCTCTTCCATCTATAACGATTCGGAACGGGACATGGTTGTCATTAATGCCATGATTGCCGATCAAAAGTATGATAATGCGGCAGCCCTTGTAGAGACTATGATCGCCTATCTTACCCCCTTGGCACAAAAATCATCATATACCTTTTGGGATGCAGCCATGATACCGCTCAGAGAGGGGATGGAAGCATTACTGGTTGTTGGCGCACTGCTTGCCTTTGTCAATAAATCAAAGGATGGCAAAGGTAAGCGTTGGGTTTGGGCCGGTGTTCTTGCTGGGGTAATTCTTAGTGCGATCTTGGCAATCGTCATCAAATTGGTCTTTACCTCTGGTGCGTTTGGGAAAAACAATTTCCTAATAGCAGGGTGGACGGGGATTTTTGCCTCGGTAATGTTGCTTTATATGAGTTACTGGCTTCATAGCAATTCCAATATGGAGGAATGGAACCGGTATATTAAGGGGAAAACCGAAAACGCTTTGAGTACAGGACGGGTAATGTCCCTAGGGGTACTTTCATTCTTGGCCGTATTCCGAGAAGGTACTGAGACAGTCCTTTTCATCATTGGAATGATTAATCAAATCAGCACACAAGAGCTACTGTTTGGGATTTTTGTCGGTTGCGGCATTCTTACTGTCATTGCTTATTTGATGCTATTTGTAGGCGTAAAATTACCCATTCGTCCCTTCTTCCTAGTTTCCAGCGTAATTGTATTCTACCTATGTGTTAAATTTATGGGACTTGGAGTACATGGCTTACAGTTAGCGGGTATCGTGCCTGTTTCGAACGCAACGATTCTACCAACGATTGATTTTCTCGGATTTTTCCCTTCTTGGCAGAGTGCGGTTCCCCAGTTGGCAATTGCCTTGTTTGCTGTTACTTTCTTGATTGTCAACGAGATCCGCAAGAGAAAGGGCAAAAGGATTGCTACGAACTAA